The Microbacterium forte sequence AGGAGACTCCGGGTGGATGAGACCACCGAAGCCGAGGCAGCGCTCGATCGACGTTTCGTCGCGGGCGACGAGCAGGCACTCGCGGAGCTCTACCGACGCTGGTCGCCGGTCGTCTTCACCCTTGCGCTTCGTTCGCTCGGCGACCGGGGGGACGCCGAGGACGTCACACAGCGCACGTTCGTGTCGGCCTGGAACTCGCGCGCCGGATACGACTCATCGAAGGCGCGCTTGTCGACCTGGCTGATCGCGATCGCGCGGCGCCGGATCGCCGACACGTTCGAGACGCGGGCCAAGGTGCAGCAGCTGC is a genomic window containing:
- a CDS encoding RNA polymerase sigma factor is translated as MDETTEAEAALDRRFVAGDEQALAELYRRWSPVVFTLALRSLGDRGDAEDVTQRTFVSAWNSRAGYDSSKARLSTWLIAIARRRIADTFETRAKVQQLQAEMERLTPPDALVSESIDLSETLLLSSELQQLAPDAQAVMRLAFYDDLTHEEISRRMGMPLGTVKSHIRRSLARMRDRLEVNHVTSR